In Pleuronectes platessa chromosome 4, fPlePla1.1, whole genome shotgun sequence, the following proteins share a genomic window:
- the LOC128437957 gene encoding myogenesis-regulating glycosidase encodes MPTSMAPIFSMYEIVPVAPGEPSGASRRKMRANESRPLVLAGMLGCALVLAAVVAWCYYSASLRKAQLLKTELLDLNKDGFIIRNDAGAVIFTMTFRSGTLDLDSCSKEKNILSCTQSDSGKLNFFIETVQLKDTVMCYRVRWEELQEKRLVEHAMVYNDSHWYGGAEMATQYWPIRFQGEEDPLPFITSDVYSNRNAFGGILERYWVSSNATAIKINDSVPFHLGWSEKDSMLRFQARYQDSPFKPAEGQQALPELSYRVCVGSDVTSIHKYMVRRYFPKPIKVPSTEVFKHPVWSTWALHKTSVTQEKLLSYASDITNYGFNCSHLELDDRYTADYGEFDFDPQKFPNASGMFEKLREDGFEVSLWTHPFINYDSINFGVAVEKGLFVREPNGELPALVRWWNGIGGILDFTNPEARDWYLSNLRMLKTHYDVTSFKFDAGETSYLPQQFSTLVPLSDPSTFTRRYTEMAIPFSERAELRVGYQSQNISCFFRIIDRDSVWGYELGLKSIIPTVLTISILGYQFVLPDMIGGNAYPNRTTGGSDGKHDLPDRELYIRWLELSAFMPAMQFSIPPWAYDNEVVRIAQKFTELHETLVAPRVLELAGEVLDTGDPIIRPLWWIATNDEAAYKIDSQFLIGDDLMVAPVLEPGKQERDIYLPAGRWRSYKGEHFDKGPIHLTDYPVDLDEVAFFTWVH; translated from the exons ATGCCCACCTCTATGGCTCCCATCTTCAGTATGTATGAGATTGTCCCGGTGGCCCCCGGGGAGCCCAGTGGGGCATCAAGAAGGAAGATGAGGGCTAATGAGAGCCGGCCCCTGGTGTTGGCGGGGATGTTGGGCTGTGCTCTGGTGCTGGCTGCCGTGGTTGCCTGGTGCTACTACTCTGCGTCTCTCCGTAAAGCCCAGCTGTTGAAGACGGAGTTATTGGACCTCAACAAGGACGGTTTCATCATTCGTAACGATGCAGGGGCTGTCATCTTCACCATGACCTTCAG GTCTGGCACCCTGGATCTGGACTCCTGCTCGAAGGAGAAAAATATTCTGAGCTGCACTCAATCAGATTCCGGCAAACTAAACTTCTTCATCGAGACAGTGCAGCTAAAGGACACAGTGATGTGTTACCGCGTCCGCTGGGAGGAGCTTCAAGAAAAGCGTTTGGTGGAGCACGCCATGGTCTATAATGATTCCCATTGGTACGGCGGGGCAGAGATGGCCACGCAGTACTGGCCTATCAGGTTCCAGGGGGAGGAGGATCCGCTGCCTTTCATCACCAGCGATGTCTACTCCAATCGGAACGCCTTTGGGGGAATCCTAGAACGCTATTGGGTGTCGTCGAATGCAACTGCGATCAAGATCAATGACTCAGTGCCATTTCATTTGGGCTGGTCAGAGAAGGACAGCATGCTCAGGTTCCAGGCCCGGTACCAGGACTCTCCCTTCAAACCAGCAGAGGGACAGCAAGCCTTACCTGAACTCAGctatagagtgtgtgtggggtcaGATGTTACATCTATTCACAAATACATG GTGCGTCGCTATTTCCCAAAGCCTATCAAGGTCCCATCTACTGAAGTGTTCAAACATCCAGTGTGGTCCACATGGGCTCTCCACAAAACATCTGTAACTCAGGAGAAGCTGCTGAGCTACGCCTCTGACATCACCAATTACGGCTTCAACTGCTCCCACCTGGAACTGGACGACCGCTACACTGCCGACTATGGAGAGTTTGACTTTGACCCGCAGAAGTTCCCCAATGCCAGCGGTATGTTTGAGAAGCTGAGAGAGGACGGGTTTGAGGTGTCGCTCTGGACACATCCTTTTATCAACTATGACTCCATTAACTTCGGTGTTGCTGTGGAGAAGGGGCTGTTTGTCCGGGAGCCGAACGGCGAGCTGCCGGCTCTGGTACGCTGGTGGAACGGCATCGGTGGAATCTTGGACTTTACGAACCCAGAAGCTCGTGACTGGTACTTGTCTAATCTACGCATGCTTAAAACCCACTACGACGTGACCTCCTTCAAGTTCGATGCAGGAGAGACCAGCTACCTCCCCCAGCAGTTCAGCACCCTGGTCCCACTTTCTGATCCCTCCACCTTCACCCGTCGCTACACAGAGATGGCCATCCCCTTCAGTGAGCGCGCCGAGCTGAGGGTGGGCTACCAGAGTcagaacatctcctgcttcttcaggATCATTGACAGAGACTCCGTGTGGGGCTACGAGCTCGGTCTCAAGTCCATCATCCCAACTGTACTGACAATTAGCATTCTGGGCTACCAGTTTGTCTTGCCTGATATGATCGGAGGAAATGCATACCCCAATCGCACCACAG GGGGTTCAGATGGCAAACATGATCTGCCAGACAGAGAGCTGTACATCCGGTGGCTGGAGCTGTCTGCTTTTATGCCTGCCATGCAGTTCTCTATACCACCCTGGGCCTATGACAATGAG GTTGTTCGGATAGCGCAGAAGTTCACGGAGCTCCACGAGACTCTGGTGGCACCAAGGGTTCTGGAACTGGCAGGTGAGGTTCTCGACACAGGAGACCCGATCATAAGACCTCTTTGGTGGATCGCCACTAATGACGAGGCAGCCTATAAGATCGACTCCCAGTTTCTCATCGGGGATGACCTGATGGTGGCTCCGGTGTTGGAGCCAGGCAAGCAAGAGAGGGACATCTATCTGCCAGCAGGACGCTGGAGAAGCTACAAGGGGGAACATTTTGATAAAGGCCCCATTCACCTCACTGACTACCCTGTGGACCTGGACGAGGTAGCTTTCTTTACATGGGTTCACTGA
- the LOC128438600 gene encoding izumo sperm-egg fusion protein 1, with protein MLLVLVTLLGCVLAADACLQCDRRVRLLHENLALSAPTLADQMEIKKIYSHTYVNYIETSRKRKGIIDFTTLYRAGTEYRSEFNLFLKTPHSGTSEAIQIMEKGRRILEKHLDAFIRDGLCPNMCGLLKRRVMDCVSCRFKIYVCASPSGQQECGEHRVQAEEGGQALLDCFLPWHQLLTGKPEYHFSWAPGKPGTEKPNETDFKVLVVTDESFWILNQLEVEEQGTYRCSLQGRSGSVFYRVTFLLTVVPLPDEPQKPRLTLPTLPLDYEYSNDQHTEKIMVALLVTITALALVASAGLVFIMRTLIKQWRSRRGGGQSGNTKQSTA; from the exons ATGCTGCTGGTACTGGTGACGCTGCTCGGCTGTGTCCTTGCAGCTGACGCTTGTCTGCAGTGTGACCGCAGGGTCCGACTCCTGCATGAAAACTTAGCCCTGTCTGCCCCGACCTTGGCCGAccagatggaaataaaaaagatttacaGCCACACGTATGTGAACTACATAGAGACCAGCAGGAAGCGAAAAGGAATAATAG ATTTCACTACTCTGTACAGAGCCGGGACCGAGTACCGCAGTGAATTCAACCTCTTCCTGAAAACCCCTCACTCTG GAACATCTGAAGCCATTCAGATCATGGAGAAGGGCAGGAGGATCTTAGAGAAACACCTGGACGCCTTCATCCGTGATG GATTGTGCCCCAACATGTGTG GCCTCCTGAAACGGAGAGTAATGGATTGCGTCTCTTGCCGCTTCAAGATATACGTCTGTGCGTCTCCCTCTGGCCAGCAGGAGTGTGGTG AGCACCGAGTGCAGGCCGAGGAGGGAGGCCAGGCACTGCTCGACTGTTTTCTCCCATGGCATCAACTTCTCACGGGAAAACCCGAGTATCACTTCTCCTGGGCTCCAGGAAAACCTGGAACtgaaaag CCGAACGAGACCGACTTCAAAGTGTTGGTGGTGACAGATGAGTCCTTCTGGATCCTAAATCAGCTGGAAGTGGAGGAACAAGGGACGTATCGCTGCTCGCTTCAGGGACGAAGTGGATCCGTCTTCTATCGAGTCACTTTCCTGCTCACTG TCGTACCTTTGCCTGACGAGCCTCAGAAACCCCGGCTCACTCTGCCCACACTGCCTCTCGATTACGAATACTCAAATGATCAGCACACCGAGAAGATAATGGTGGCACTCCTCGTCACGATTACTGCTCTGGCTCTTGTGGCGAGCGCCGGCCTCGTATTCATCATGAG AACGCTGATTAAGCAGTGGAGGAGtcgcagaggaggaggacagagtggAAACACCAAACAGAGCACAGCGTGA
- the LOC128437953 gene encoding lymphocyte antigen 6G isoform X1, which yields MRLCAALILCVILSTACGLKCYTCVSVDPRACTHMTTCPALLDQCFSLNLTGVINKGCRKTINCVRPVSCCGEDLCNSAVLTGPRVTLLLVSSAITSLFL from the exons ATGCGTCTTTGTGCAGCTCTGATCCTGTGTGTGATTCTGTCCACAG CATGTGGACTAAAATGCTacacatgtgtgtctgttgatCCTCGAGCCTGCACACATATGACAACCTGTCCTGCACTCCTGGACCAATGTTTCTCCCTGAATTTGACTG GTGTCATCAATAAGGGTTGTCGAAAAACTATAAACTGTGTAAGACCCGTATCTTGCTGTGGAGAGGACTTGTGTAACAGTGCCGTGCTCACTGGTCCCAGAGTCACCCTCCTGCTGGTGTCCTCAGCCATCACCTCACTCTTTCTCTGA